A genomic stretch from Sphingobacterium sp. ML3W includes:
- the hisD gene encoding histidinol dehydrogenase, with the protein MLKKYEYQSLGKTELQQLVARNTDPNNSIQEVVQDIIQQVRVQGDTVLREYAAKFDKVQLDKLFLDEEDIDELATTIHRDQQRALEIAFQNIHRFHSTQLKRERTVETMPGVKCWREIRPIEKVGLYIPGGSAVLPSTLLMLGIPARIAGCKEIVVCSPPQSNGKINGFVAYCLKLLNIKRIYLVGGAQAVAAMAFGTQSIPKVDKIFGPGNQFVTKAKSIIQGLTNVSIDMPAGPSEVLVIADETANPAFVAADLLAQAEHGIDSQAILVATSTVIVDAVNTQLETQLAVLPRKELASKAIENSYAVTVGNLQEAIQFSNEYAPEHLILETDQWESLTRHISNAGSVFLGHLTPESAGDYASGTNHTLPTSGYARSYSGVSVDSFVKKITFQHINETGLQQIGSTVEILAELEGLHAHKNAISIRNK; encoded by the coding sequence ATGCTAAAAAAATACGAATACCAATCTTTAGGAAAAACGGAACTGCAACAATTGGTTGCTCGGAATACAGATCCGAACAATTCAATCCAGGAAGTCGTCCAAGATATTATTCAGCAGGTACGGGTGCAGGGCGATACTGTCTTGCGTGAATATGCTGCAAAATTTGACAAAGTACAACTTGACAAACTCTTTTTGGACGAAGAAGATATTGATGAATTAGCAACTACCATACACCGTGACCAACAGCGTGCTTTGGAAATAGCATTCCAAAACATACACAGGTTCCACAGCACACAGCTTAAAAGAGAACGTACAGTAGAGACTATGCCTGGTGTGAAGTGCTGGCGGGAAATACGTCCGATTGAAAAAGTAGGGCTTTATATTCCTGGCGGTTCTGCCGTTTTACCTAGCACGCTATTGATGTTAGGTATACCTGCCAGAATTGCAGGTTGTAAAGAGATTGTAGTTTGTTCTCCTCCACAATCCAATGGAAAGATTAATGGCTTTGTTGCGTATTGTTTAAAATTGCTCAACATTAAACGTATCTATCTTGTTGGAGGCGCACAAGCAGTTGCTGCCATGGCCTTTGGCACCCAATCTATTCCTAAAGTTGACAAAATCTTCGGTCCGGGTAACCAGTTTGTCACGAAGGCCAAATCAATTATACAGGGGCTCACTAACGTTAGTATAGACATGCCTGCGGGACCATCTGAAGTGCTTGTGATTGCTGACGAAACAGCCAATCCGGCATTTGTTGCAGCAGACCTTCTGGCGCAAGCAGAGCACGGCATAGACAGTCAAGCCATTTTAGTCGCAACCTCTACGGTTATAGTAGATGCCGTTAATACACAACTTGAAACACAACTTGCTGTATTGCCGCGGAAAGAACTTGCTTCAAAAGCAATCGAAAACTCGTATGCAGTCACGGTTGGAAACCTCCAAGAGGCCATCCAATTTTCAAATGAATATGCTCCGGAGCACCTTATTTTAGAAACAGATCAGTGGGAATCCTTGACACGCCATATCAGCAACGCAGGTTCGGTTTTCTTAGGACACCTTACACCGGAGAGTGCAGGCGACTATGCATCAGGAACCAACCACACTTTACCGACATCCGGATATGCTCGTTCCTATTCTGGTGTTTCAGTCGATTCTTTTGTAAAGAAAATAACATTTCAGCATATCAACGAAACCGGACTCCAACAGATTGGATCCACAGTTGAAATACTCGCTGAACTTGAGGGCTTACATGCACATAAAAATGCTATATCCATCCGAAATAAATAA
- a CDS encoding YARHG domain-containing protein, with protein MKRNIYLLLVLSAMIGCKERTNKKAVEPKAQDSVLLEQETHKELYGNWVGNFVIDENSLEDGEGLPNTDYSPKINLTIKKITDKGKVFGQNVVKGNLRSLTGKLEGDGNAMQLLLDEPGDKKSDGRFEIKLKNDTLIGSWVAYDQGVKIKKRNFKLLKKQFAYNPNLMLNNQDEEYGTLVDWINAKKKEATDQDGDSTYTYVMEYYRSASPAVFSINASKQKLAEKDLKNLKKLDLEIIRNTIFARHGYAFTKPSIRQFFDPVDWYVPVSKDVSSDLSPLEKDNIALLTRFEKYATDNYDTFGR; from the coding sequence ATGAAAAGGAATATCTATTTATTATTAGTGCTTTCCGCCATGATCGGCTGTAAAGAACGAACAAATAAGAAGGCTGTTGAGCCCAAAGCACAAGATTCTGTTTTGCTTGAACAGGAGACTCATAAGGAGCTTTATGGCAATTGGGTGGGGAATTTTGTGATTGATGAAAATTCCCTTGAAGATGGTGAGGGGCTGCCAAATACGGATTATAGTCCAAAAATAAACCTGACCATCAAAAAAATAACAGATAAAGGGAAAGTTTTTGGACAAAATGTGGTCAAAGGAAATCTACGTTCGTTGACAGGAAAACTTGAGGGCGACGGGAATGCGATGCAACTATTGTTGGATGAGCCAGGTGATAAGAAATCAGATGGTCGTTTTGAAATAAAATTGAAGAATGATACATTAATTGGGAGTTGGGTCGCTTACGACCAAGGGGTGAAGATTAAGAAAAGAAATTTCAAATTATTGAAAAAGCAATTTGCCTATAATCCAAATCTGATGTTAAATAATCAAGATGAAGAATATGGAACTTTGGTCGATTGGATCAACGCGAAAAAGAAAGAAGCGACAGATCAAGATGGTGATTCTACTTATACTTATGTGATGGAATATTATCGGTCCGCATCGCCGGCTGTGTTCAGTATAAATGCTTCTAAGCAGAAATTGGCGGAGAAAGACTTGAAAAACCTGAAAAAATTAGATCTAGAGATTATTCGAAATACAATTTTTGCACGGCATGGTTATGCTTTTACGAAGCCCTCTATTCGTCAGTTTTTCGATCCAGTAGATTGGTATGTACCGGTTTCGAAAGATGTAAGTTCGGATCTGAGCCCGTTGGAGAAAGATAATATTGCGCTTCTTACAAGATTTGAGAAGTATGCGACAGACAATTACGATACCTTTGGAAGGTAA
- a CDS encoding DUF2306 domain-containing protein: MVKKAQFSILKGFWLLLFAYSCVLMAEITWRYHSFALDANFLMIKQTEIEAFWWYKYAFYLHVCTAILALPAGFTQFNSGLLKKYPQLHRRIGYVYVFSILGFAAPSGVLIGSVANGGFFAVISFELLALGWFYFTFQAVRLAVQKKFNVHQDFMLRSFALTCSALTLRFWKVILVYLFQPNPMDLYQIIAWLGWVPNLLLIEFIIYRKNHNLRNHHDVSRS; this comes from the coding sequence ATGGTTAAAAAAGCTCAATTTTCGATATTGAAAGGATTTTGGCTTTTGCTTTTTGCTTACAGCTGTGTATTGATGGCAGAGATTACATGGCGGTACCATAGTTTTGCATTGGATGCTAATTTTCTGATGATAAAACAAACGGAAATTGAGGCGTTTTGGTGGTATAAATATGCTTTCTATTTACATGTCTGTACAGCGATACTCGCCTTACCTGCTGGTTTTACTCAATTTAATTCGGGGCTTCTGAAGAAATATCCGCAACTGCATCGGAGGATTGGTTATGTTTATGTATTTAGTATTTTGGGCTTTGCTGCACCTTCAGGGGTATTGATCGGATCTGTCGCTAATGGAGGCTTCTTTGCGGTCATTTCCTTTGAACTGCTTGCTTTGGGATGGTTCTATTTTACATTTCAGGCCGTTCGTCTGGCCGTTCAGAAGAAATTTAATGTACACCAAGATTTTATGCTGCGTAGTTTTGCACTAACCTGTTCAGCCCTCACATTGCGTTTCTGGAAAGTGATTTTGGTTTACCTATTTCAACCGAATCCGATGGATCTTTATCAGATTATTGCCTGGCTGGGCTGGGTGCCTAATTTATTACTTATTGAGTTTATTATTTATCGAAAAAATCATAATTTAAGAAACCATCATGATGTATCCAGATCATAA
- a CDS encoding ABC transporter permease has protein sequence MLFLRLILESCQFAFSALKDNRTRTMLSLLGVTIGIFTIIGVFSAVDTLRNNIEESVKKIGSKTLYIEKWPWDGGPNYPWWKYLNRPEPTYNNYQDLRSRMTTAEYMAYMINIGNTTIKYKNNSAQGSSVNAATYENLYIQNLNIVDGRYFAESESRGGALVTVLGANIADGLFPNEEPVGKYISMLGRKIQVIGVLKKEGNGVLINTSPDDTAFIPFELARNLVNYDNFSPSIAMVIKSSYTLGEAESEAKTLMRSIRRISPQREENFSINQTTMITGALDQLFGIINLAGFSIGIFSILVGGFGIANIMFVSVKERTHIIGIQKALGAKNFFILSQFLIESIVLCLLGGGIGLAVVYFLAFIVQLATGVAIVVSVKMVVLTVSLSTFIGLISGIVPALMASRLDPVEAIRSK, from the coding sequence ATGTTATTCCTTAGATTGATATTGGAAAGTTGTCAGTTTGCGTTTTCTGCATTAAAGGACAATCGTACACGTACCATGCTTTCCTTGCTGGGCGTGACTATTGGTATTTTTACCATTATAGGTGTGTTTTCGGCGGTGGATACCTTACGAAATAACATTGAGGAATCTGTAAAAAAGATAGGAAGTAAGACACTTTACATAGAGAAATGGCCTTGGGATGGTGGCCCAAATTATCCTTGGTGGAAGTATTTGAACAGACCTGAACCTACGTATAATAATTACCAGGACTTAAGAAGCCGTATGACAACAGCGGAGTATATGGCTTATATGATTAATATCGGTAACACAACGATTAAGTATAAAAACAATTCCGCCCAAGGTTCATCGGTAAATGCTGCGACCTATGAAAATCTATATATCCAAAACTTAAATATTGTTGACGGTCGATATTTTGCGGAAAGTGAATCCAGAGGTGGAGCGCTAGTCACAGTACTGGGAGCTAATATCGCGGATGGACTTTTTCCGAATGAGGAACCAGTCGGTAAGTATATTAGTATGTTGGGTAGGAAAATTCAGGTTATCGGTGTCTTAAAAAAAGAGGGCAATGGTGTGTTAATTAATACTTCACCCGATGATACTGCTTTTATTCCATTTGAATTGGCTAGAAATCTTGTCAATTATGATAACTTTTCTCCAAGTATAGCCATGGTCATCAAGTCGAGTTATACATTGGGTGAAGCTGAAAGTGAGGCAAAGACATTGATGCGGTCGATCCGTCGTATTTCTCCCCAACGTGAAGAAAATTTCTCTATCAACCAGACAACAATGATTACAGGTGCATTAGATCAGCTTTTTGGTATTATTAATCTTGCTGGATTTTCTATTGGTATTTTCTCAATTTTAGTTGGCGGTTTCGGTATCGCCAATATCATGTTTGTAAGTGTCAAGGAACGGACACATATTATCGGTATCCAAAAAGCTTTGGGTGCTAAAAATTTCTTTATTTTATCGCAATTCCTTATCGAATCTATTGTGCTTTGTTTACTGGGTGGTGGGATTGGTCTTGCTGTAGTCTATTTTCTTGCTTTTATCGTCCAACTAGCAACGGGTGTCGCAATTGTTGTCAGTGTAAAAATGGTTGTTCTTACGGTATCACTTTCTACCTTCATTGGCCTGATATCAGGTATCGTACCTGCTTTGATGGCCTCTCGGTTAGATCCAGTCGAAGCTATTCGAAGTAAATAA
- the queA gene encoding tRNA preQ1(34) S-adenosylmethionine ribosyltransferase-isomerase QueA, giving the protein MKLSQFKFNLPESLLASEPSENRDESRLMVLHKDTGKIEHKIFKDVLDYFDDKDVMILNNTKVFPARLYGNKEKTGATIEVFLLRELNNELRLWDVLVDPARKIRVGNKLYFGDDDLLVAEVVDNTTSRGRTIRFLFDGTDEEFRRNIEILGETPLPKYIKRKATPEDKFRYQTIYAKNEGAVAAPTAGLHFSRELMKRLELKGVDFAEVTLHVGLGTFRTVEVEDLTKHKMDSEQFIITDEAAKVVNRAIDNKRRVCAVGTTSMRAIESSVSADHHLKAASDWTSKFIYPPYDFSIANSMVTNFHTPESTLLVMIAAFAGYENVMNAYEIAVKEKYRFYSYGDAMLII; this is encoded by the coding sequence ATGAAGTTATCTCAATTTAAATTCAACTTACCAGAATCATTGCTTGCTTCTGAACCTTCTGAAAATCGTGACGAATCGCGTTTGATGGTCCTACATAAGGATACTGGTAAAATTGAACACAAAATTTTCAAAGATGTATTGGACTATTTTGACGACAAAGACGTCATGATATTAAACAATACAAAAGTTTTTCCAGCACGCCTATACGGTAATAAAGAAAAAACTGGAGCTACGATTGAAGTTTTCTTGTTACGCGAATTGAACAATGAACTTCGTCTTTGGGATGTATTGGTTGATCCAGCACGTAAAATCCGTGTCGGTAACAAATTGTATTTCGGTGACGATGACTTGTTAGTGGCTGAGGTTGTCGACAATACTACTTCACGTGGACGTACAATCAGATTCCTATTCGATGGTACTGACGAAGAATTCCGTCGCAACATCGAGATATTAGGTGAGACACCACTTCCTAAATACATCAAACGTAAAGCAACTCCAGAAGATAAATTCCGTTACCAAACTATATATGCCAAAAATGAAGGCGCTGTAGCAGCTCCGACTGCTGGTCTTCACTTCTCTCGTGAATTAATGAAACGTTTGGAACTTAAAGGTGTTGATTTCGCTGAAGTAACATTACACGTTGGCCTTGGTACTTTCCGTACAGTGGAAGTTGAAGATTTAACGAAACATAAAATGGACTCTGAGCAATTTATTATCACCGATGAAGCTGCAAAAGTAGTAAACAGAGCAATTGATAATAAACGCCGCGTTTGTGCTGTAGGAACAACGTCCATGCGTGCGATCGAATCCTCTGTCTCTGCAGATCATCATTTGAAGGCTGCCTCAGATTGGACAAGTAAATTTATCTATCCTCCTTACGATTTCAGCATTGCGAATTCAATGGTGACCAATTTCCATACTCCGGAATCAACTTTATTGGTAATGATTGCAGCATTTGCAGGATATGAAAATGTGATGAATGCTTATGAGATTGCTGTAAAAGAAAAATATAGATTCTACAGTTATGGCGATGCGATGTTGATCATCTAA
- a CDS encoding 2-C-methyl-D-erythritol 4-phosphate cytidylyltransferase produces MNFVIIVAAGTGSRMNSDLPKQFLDLNGLPVIMHTIDHFHQSSDISEIILVISKEMEQFWIDLCSKLQYSTSVHLTFGGKTRFESVKNGIEYIQENFEVGTTDYIAVHDGARPIVSTSLIARAFQGAYDYKAIVLAQKSVESVRLGNNTSNNATDRNQVWLIQTPQVFQAELLIEAYRQKEDPLFTDDASVVEKMGNRISIVEGDSKNIKITYPQDLQIAQFYLNLI; encoded by the coding sequence ATGAACTTTGTCATTATCGTTGCCGCTGGAACGGGGAGTCGTATGAATAGCGATTTGCCGAAGCAATTTCTTGATTTAAACGGTCTACCGGTAATTATGCATACTATCGACCATTTTCACCAATCATCAGATATTTCGGAAATTATCTTGGTAATCAGCAAAGAAATGGAACAATTCTGGATAGATTTATGCTCAAAGCTGCAATATAGCACGTCAGTACATTTGACTTTTGGTGGTAAAACTCGCTTTGAAAGTGTAAAGAATGGTATCGAATATATTCAAGAAAATTTTGAAGTAGGAACCACCGATTATATTGCCGTACATGATGGAGCCCGTCCTATCGTCTCCACCTCATTAATTGCCAGGGCATTCCAGGGAGCCTATGACTACAAAGCAATCGTTCTTGCGCAAAAAAGTGTCGAATCAGTACGACTTGGCAATAATACATCAAATAATGCTACCGACCGAAATCAGGTTTGGTTAATACAGACCCCACAGGTATTTCAGGCAGAATTGCTTATAGAAGCTTATCGCCAAAAAGAAGACCCTTTATTTACAGATGATGCTTCGGTGGTCGAAAAAATGGGCAATCGCATTTCGATTGTTGAAGGAGATTCCAAAAATATAAAAATCACCTATCCACAAGACCTACAAATTGCCCAATTTTATTTGAATCTGATATAA
- a CDS encoding lmo0937 family membrane protein gives MGNLLYIIAVILVIIWAISFFGGYAGGGNIIHILLVIAIIVVLLRVIRGNA, from the coding sequence ATGGGAAACTTATTGTACATCATCGCCGTTATTTTAGTGATCATCTGGGCGATCAGCTTTTTTGGAGGTTATGCAGGAGGTGGAAATATTATTCACATTCTATTGGTGATTGCAATTATCGTCGTGCTACTGCGTGTAATTCGCGGTAACGCCTAA
- a CDS encoding MBL fold metallo-hydrolase, whose translation MRITFLGTGTSQGVPVIACQCQVCQSQDKHDKRLRSSILVEYNNHTLVIDTGPDFRYQMLREKVMHLDAVLMTHSHKDHIAGLDDVRAFNYQQHSSISIYGTEALHDALKREFYYAFTEIKYPGAPRLDLEEIKAGEPLLLFGKEIMPIEVLHYKMPVLGFRIDDFAYITDAKFITGESRRLLEGVKILVVNALQKESHISHLTLQEAIEFAQDIQAEKTYFTHIGHRMGLHAEVSQELPPNMYLAYDRLQINIDNSI comes from the coding sequence TTGAGAATAACATTTTTAGGAACCGGAACATCACAGGGGGTACCCGTTATTGCGTGCCAATGTCAAGTCTGTCAATCTCAAGACAAACATGACAAGCGATTACGTTCTTCCATTCTTGTTGAATATAATAATCATACTCTCGTCATAGATACCGGACCTGATTTTCGATATCAGATGTTGCGGGAGAAGGTAATGCATCTGGATGCGGTGTTGATGACACATTCTCATAAAGACCATATTGCGGGCTTGGATGATGTTAGAGCGTTTAATTATCAACAGCATTCTTCTATCTCTATTTATGGAACAGAAGCGCTTCACGATGCTTTAAAACGAGAGTTCTATTATGCCTTTACGGAAATTAAATATCCGGGTGCTCCTCGGTTAGACCTAGAAGAAATAAAAGCTGGTGAGCCATTGCTCTTGTTTGGGAAGGAGATCATGCCGATAGAAGTATTGCATTATAAAATGCCTGTGCTTGGATTTAGGATAGACGATTTTGCCTACATTACAGATGCCAAATTTATTACAGGGGAATCGAGACGGCTATTGGAGGGTGTAAAAATTCTGGTGGTCAATGCGCTGCAAAAAGAGTCCCATATTTCCCATCTGACCTTGCAGGAAGCCATTGAATTTGCACAAGATATTCAAGCGGAAAAAACCTATTTTACGCATATTGGACACCGGATGGGATTACATGCTGAAGTCTCACAAGAACTACCTCCAAACATGTACTTGGCTTACGATAGACTACAGATCAATATTGATAATTCTATTTAA
- a CDS encoding glycosyltransferase has product MRIVILGSAYPLRGGGIASFNERLATHFQELGHEVDIYSFTLQYPNFLFPGKSQYSDEPAPAGLNIQTKVNSINPLNWFKVGRELRRAKYDLLIVRFWMPFFGPCLGTIQRQVRKNKYTKIVCIADNIIPHEQRFGDKSLIRYFLKSVDACVTMSKSVLADLKTLSPQMPAVYTPHPLYDNYGLHLSKLDARKLLHIDQQDKVILFFGFIRQYKGLDMLLEALADARVRDLNIKLLLAGEFYGDPAPYLALIKKHHLEKSIYMHTDFIPNQEVGRYFSAADCVVLPYRSATQSGITQVAYHFDLPMIVSNVGGLPELVQDGSVGYVVEPNVNSIAEGIVSFYRHDKEAQFRTNIIDEKKKYSWDTFGKELLKLIEIH; this is encoded by the coding sequence ATGCGCATTGTGATTCTGGGGTCTGCCTACCCTTTGAGGGGAGGGGGGATCGCTTCTTTCAACGAACGATTGGCGACCCACTTTCAAGAATTGGGGCATGAGGTTGATATTTATTCTTTTACATTACAGTATCCCAACTTTCTCTTTCCTGGTAAATCTCAATACTCAGATGAACCGGCTCCAGCTGGCCTGAATATACAGACGAAAGTTAATTCAATCAATCCGCTGAATTGGTTTAAGGTGGGCAGAGAACTAAGGAGGGCGAAATATGATTTACTTATCGTTCGCTTTTGGATGCCCTTTTTTGGTCCTTGCTTAGGTACTATTCAAAGGCAGGTACGAAAAAATAAATATACCAAAATTGTTTGTATAGCAGATAATATCATTCCTCACGAGCAAAGATTTGGAGATAAGTCTTTAATCCGTTATTTCTTAAAATCAGTTGATGCCTGTGTTACCATGAGCAAAAGCGTATTGGCTGATTTAAAGACATTGAGCCCGCAGATGCCAGCTGTCTATACACCACATCCTCTTTATGATAATTATGGTCTTCACCTGAGCAAACTCGATGCGCGTAAATTGCTCCATATTGATCAGCAAGATAAGGTTATTTTATTTTTTGGATTTATTCGACAATATAAAGGTTTGGATATGTTGCTGGAGGCTTTAGCCGATGCAAGGGTTCGGGATTTAAATATCAAATTATTGTTGGCCGGGGAGTTTTACGGAGACCCAGCACCGTATTTAGCACTTATCAAAAAACACCATTTGGAAAAGTCTATCTATATGCATACTGATTTTATTCCGAATCAGGAAGTTGGACGGTATTTTTCGGCAGCTGATTGTGTTGTTTTGCCCTATCGAAGTGCGACGCAAAGTGGTATTACTCAGGTTGCTTACCATTTTGATTTACCCATGATTGTCAGCAATGTAGGGGGCTTACCAGAGTTGGTACAAGATGGTTCTGTGGGATATGTCGTGGAACCAAATGTTAATAGCATAGCGGAAGGAATTGTGTCTTTTTATCGCCATGATAAAGAAGCACAATTCAGAACAAATATCATTGACGAGAAGAAAAAATATAGCTGGGATACCTTTGGGAAAGAGCTTCTTAAATTGATTGAAATCCATTAA
- a CDS encoding glycosyltransferase family 2 protein, whose translation MDISIVVPLFNEEESLPELTAWIDRVMAANHFSYEIILVDDGSKDNSWKIIEELKLQNGNISAIKFRRNYGKSAALNVGFAAAQGDVVITMDADLQDSPDEIPELYDRIMNKGADLVSGWKQKRYDPLTKTIPTKLFNGVTRSMSGIHNLHDFNCGLKAYKKEVVKNIEVYGEMHRYIPVIAKWAGFTNIQEQIVQHYPRKYGTTKFGPGRFVKGFLDLLSIFFVGKFAKRPMHFFGVMGVMSFLAGLFISVYLICHKLMSIASGTPFRDITDQPLFFFALTAIILGTQLFLTGFLAELVSRSSSDRNDYQIEKVI comes from the coding sequence ATGGATATTTCTATTGTTGTTCCATTATTTAATGAAGAAGAATCTTTACCCGAATTGACCGCTTGGATTGACCGTGTCATGGCGGCCAATCATTTCTCTTATGAAATCATTCTGGTTGATGATGGGAGTAAAGACAACTCTTGGAAGATCATTGAAGAATTAAAATTGCAAAATGGCAATATTTCGGCCATCAAATTCAGACGTAACTATGGAAAATCCGCTGCTTTAAATGTAGGGTTTGCAGCAGCTCAGGGCGATGTTGTGATCACCATGGATGCGGATTTACAGGATAGTCCGGATGAGATTCCGGAATTGTATGACCGAATTATGAATAAAGGAGCTGATCTAGTTTCAGGATGGAAACAAAAACGTTATGATCCATTAACAAAAACAATTCCGACCAAATTATTCAATGGCGTAACGAGATCAATGTCGGGGATTCACAATTTACATGATTTTAATTGTGGCCTTAAGGCTTATAAAAAGGAAGTTGTCAAAAATATAGAGGTGTACGGTGAAATGCACCGTTATATTCCAGTCATTGCAAAGTGGGCAGGATTTACAAATATTCAGGAGCAAATCGTTCAACATTATCCGCGTAAATATGGTACGACGAAATTTGGACCAGGACGCTTTGTTAAAGGATTTTTAGATCTGCTGTCTATATTTTTTGTTGGAAAATTCGCTAAGCGGCCAATGCATTTCTTTGGTGTCATGGGTGTTATGAGTTTTCTAGCTGGTTTATTTATTTCCGTTTATTTAATCTGTCACAAACTGATGAGTATCGCCAGTGGTACGCCATTTAGGGATATCACTGATCAGCCATTATTTTTCTTTGCATTGACGGCGATTATTCTAGGAACCCAATTGTTTTTGACCGGATTTTTAGCTGAACTGGTTTCAAGAAGTAGTTCGGATCGAAATGATTATCAAATCGAAAAAGTCATTTAA
- a CDS encoding DUF4199 domain-containing protein, whose amino-acid sequence MADSINPSNAGFDAVIDKKKSIIYGVVLGVISFVLGLIVLFVVKDLNSFWGVMSMSFIVNTGIFVIISALFSFSLRKANGGYWSFSIALKSIFMMLAISTIISTIGTQVYVNFVNPTLQEKVVTHTINVTIEYMEKNNVPDEVIDSKIAELEKQVDAIGKITLGQIFKGLAITLLFQFVFALLLSALSKREKQAFVQQSN is encoded by the coding sequence ATGGCAGATTCAATCAACCCCAGTAATGCCGGATTTGATGCGGTAATTGACAAGAAGAAGAGTATTATCTATGGCGTCGTTTTAGGCGTGATTTCCTTTGTTCTTGGACTGATCGTTCTTTTTGTTGTTAAAGACCTGAATTCCTTCTGGGGAGTTATGTCTATGTCCTTTATTGTCAATACAGGTATTTTTGTTATTATCTCCGCATTATTTTCTTTTTCTCTTAGAAAAGCAAATGGTGGTTATTGGAGTTTTTCCATAGCGCTTAAATCCATCTTTATGATGTTGGCTATTTCGACGATTATTTCTACTATTGGTACGCAGGTGTACGTTAACTTTGTGAATCCGACTTTGCAGGAAAAAGTCGTAACGCACACCATTAATGTGACCATTGAATATATGGAAAAGAATAATGTACCTGATGAGGTCATTGATTCAAAAATTGCGGAATTGGAAAAACAAGTTGATGCGATTGGAAAGATAACCTTGGGCCAAATATTTAAGGGTTTGGCTATCACCCTGTTATTTCAGTTTGTGTTTGCATTGTTATTATCGGCACTCTCAAAAAGGGAAAAGCAAGCATTCGTGCAGCAAAGTAATTAG